Proteins encoded in a region of the Salvelinus fontinalis isolate EN_2023a chromosome 17, ASM2944872v1, whole genome shotgun sequence genome:
- the mep1bb gene encoding meprin A subunit beta: protein MGRRTTYLFILHISWILCENVLSLPTPRVLEYDVDGGRDMDIFDINEEAGLNLVEGDIELDEKQGRNSIIGDQYRWPKTVPYYFEDDLEINAKGVILKAFEQYRLKTCIDFNPWEGEHNYISIFKGSGCFSSVGNQHVGKQRLSIGNNCDRIATIEHEFLHALGFWHEQSRSDRDDYVTILWDRISEGKEHNFNTYNDTMSSSLGVPYDYGSMMHYSKTAFRNGTEPTIVTKIPAFADVIGQRMEFSDNDLLKLRRLYNCTRSSTFLDTCDFERENICGMIQGLGDQAEWTRVTQAPGGPNMDYSNMGKCTGSGYFMHLSTATGKPADTARLESRLLYPKRGYQCLQFFLYNGGGANDQLVILVREYDEAHPNGTLRVIQPIVAPPQDLWHLHHVSLNVAKKFRVVFEGIKGDAPSTGGLSLDDINLSETTCPDHVWRVKNFSHIMETTPNDKPIYSPPFKSREGYTFQMGLYPSGKEGYPGELSAYAHLVTMTGDTEVRKWPCPWKQMTMMLFDQNPDIMRRMNNQRSVTTDPTKKLSETSELFFWDDPRKVGVEVSEADGTKYFRGPGAGTTAYLTHGRAKSRDFIKGGDAIFLLTMEDVSHLTVTQPVPSSTLPPVTTITTAILPPTDPCTKVTCGNEGVCVVDAGNALCRCAVGDDWWYYGESCQYQGSTQDTMTTALIASFSVLGGMLVVTAVSVVCVKRKNKNSGGGGDRGMTMSNVTVTGM, encoded by the exons ATGGGAAGGAGAACTACATATTTATTCATCCTCCATATTTCATGGATCTTATGTGAAAATGTCTTATCTCTG CCTACACCAAGAGTTTTAG AATACGATGTGGATGGTGGAAGGGACATGGACATCTTTGATATCAATGAAG AGGCTGGGTTAAACCTGGTGGAGGGGGATATTGAGCTTGATGAG AAACAAGGCCGGAATTCTATAATAGGGGATCAATACAGATGGCCAAAGACTGTTCCCTACTACTTTGAGGATGACTTGG AGATCAATGCAAAAGGTGTTATCCTGAAGGCCTTTGAACAGTACCGGCTGAAGACCTGCATCGACTTCAACCCTTGGGAAGGAGAGCACAACTACATTTCCATTTTCAAAGGAAGCGG TTGTTTCTCATCTGTGGGTAACCAACATGTGGGGAAACAGAGGTTGTCCATCGGGAACAATTGTGACCGCATTGCGACCATCGAACACGAATTCCTCCATGCACTGGGTTTCTGGCATGAGCAGTCACGGTCGGACCGCGATGACTACGTCACCATCCTGTGGGACCGCATCTCTGAGG GTAAGGAACACAACTTCAACACGTACAATGACACCATGTCCAGTTCTCTGGGTGTCCCCTACGACTACGGTTCCATGATGCACTACAGTAAGACTGCGTTCAGGAACGGTACCGAGCCCACAATCGTCACCAAGATCCCCGCCTTCGCTGATGTCATCGGTCAGCGCATGGAGTTCAGTGATAATGACCTGCTCAAGCTACGGCGCCTCTACAACTGCA CACGCTCCTCCACTTTCCTGGACACCTGCGACTTTGAGAGGGAGAACATCTGTGGTATGATCCAGGGGCTGGGGGACCAGGCAGAATGGACTAGAGTGACCCAGGCGCCTGGCGGGCCCAATATGGACTACTCCAACATGGGCAAATGCACCG GCTCAGGCTACTTCATGCACTTGAGCACTGCCACGGGCAAACCAGCAGACACAGCCAGGCTGGAGAGCAGACTGCTCTACCCCAAGAGAGGCTACCAGTGCCTGCAGTTCTTCCTCTACAACGGTGGTGGCGCCAACGATCAGCTGGTGATCCTTGTCCGAGAGTACGATGAAGCCCACCCCAACGGGACCCTGCGTGTTATTCAGCCCATAGTTG CACCACCTCAAGACCTATGGCACCTGCACCACGTGAGCCTGAACGTGGCTAAGAAGTTCCGGGTGGTGTTCGAGGGTATCAAGGGTGACGCCCCCTCCACAGGTGGTCTCTCCCTGGACGACATCAACCTCTCCGAGACTACCTGCCCCGACCACGTGTGGCGGGTGAAGAACTTCAGCCACATCATGGAGACCACTCCTAACGACAAACCCATCTACAGCCCCCCGTTCAAGTCCAGAGAGGGCTACACCTTCCAGATGGGGCTCTACCCCAGTGGGAAGGAGGGCTACCCGGGGGAGCTTTCTGCCTACGCCCACCTGGTGACCATGACCGGTGACACAGAGGTGCGGAAGTGGCCGTGCCCGTGGAAACAGATGACCATGATGCTGTTTGACCAGAACCCAGACATCATGAGGCGTATGAACAACCAGCGCAGTGTCACCACCGATCCTACTAAGAAACTCAGTG AGACTTCAGAGCTGTTCTTCTGGGATGACCCTCGTAAGGTGGGCGTTGAAGTGTCAGAGGCGGACGGGACCAAATATTTTCGTGGGCCGGGTGCCGGGACAACCGCGTACCTCACCCATGGCAGGGCCAAGAGCAGGGACTTCATCAAGGGGGGAGACGCCATCTTCCTGCTTACCATGGAGG ATGTGTCACATCTTACGGTGACCCAGCCCGTACCCTCCTCCACATTGCCACCAGTCACCACGATTACCACCGCCATATTGCCACCTACTGACCCCTGCACTAAGGTCACATGTGGGAATGAGGGAGTCTGTGTGGTGGATGCTGGAAATGCTCTTTGCAG GTGTGCAGTTGGTGATGACTGGTGGTACTATGGAGAGAGTTGTCAGTATCAGGGTTCCACCCAGGACACGATGACCACAGCGCTTATAGCCTCTTTCTCTGTGCTGGGTGGCATGCTGGTGGTGACtgcagtcagtgtggtgtgtgtgaagaGGAAAAACAAGaacagtggaggtggaggagacaGGGGCATGACCATGTCCAATGTCACCGTCACAGGAATGTAA